In the Chromatiaceae bacterium genome, one interval contains:
- a CDS encoding Crp/Fnr family transcriptional regulator, whose protein sequence is MTTRQTTTAADLSCSDDCGLCSRYDSCLLARLPRDAEKRCGAAIRRRFGLDCGGRLYRRGTPFDSLFQVCSGSIKTQRETPDGNLVVTGFYLPGDLVGIEAIADGHYPSDALATHNTVVCQLNFRHLMSECSHAPDLQHWLISRIAYHVRLRDNDLSWAVGLQTQQRVLRFFIDLSNRIGSDASTPRKAISLPMKKQDIARYLHITPETLSRSLAQLREEGLLELDRERYQLPDRDRALRATQI, encoded by the coding sequence GTGACCACCCGGCAGACCACCACCGCCGCGGACCTTTCGTGCAGCGACGACTGCGGGCTCTGCTCGCGCTATGACAGCTGCCTGCTCGCAAGGCTGCCGCGCGACGCCGAGAAACGGTGCGGCGCTGCGATTCGGCGGCGTTTCGGACTCGACTGCGGCGGTCGGCTGTACCGACGCGGTACGCCGTTCGATTCGTTGTTTCAGGTCTGCAGCGGCTCCATCAAGACGCAGCGCGAGACGCCCGACGGCAACCTGGTGGTCACCGGCTTCTACCTGCCCGGCGACCTGGTCGGTATAGAAGCGATCGCCGATGGCCATTACCCGAGCGATGCGCTGGCGACCCACAACACGGTCGTGTGCCAGCTGAACTTCCGGCATCTGATGTCGGAATGCTCCCATGCGCCCGATCTGCAGCACTGGTTGATATCGCGCATCGCCTACCACGTGCGTTTGCGGGACAACGATCTGTCCTGGGCCGTCGGACTGCAGACCCAACAGCGGGTATTGCGTTTCTTTATCGATCTCTCGAACCGGATCGGCAGCGATGCGTCGACGCCGCGAAAGGCGATCAGCCTGCCGATGAAAAAACAGGACATCGCCCGCTATCTGCATATCACGCCCGAGACCCTGAGTCGCAGCCTGGCGCAGCTGCGCGAAGAAGGCCTGCTGGAGCTGGATCGCGAACGCTACCAGCTGCCCGATCGCGACCGGGCACTGCGCGCGACCCAGATCTGA
- a CDS encoding TauD/TfdA family dioxygenase, whose amino-acid sequence MSTPASPFDLSDDRAYRAWRERKLAGAPQTIDDLVVEVGDPRRLSAAEHGALLQRCRQANMAIYASRLGAREGTDIARGCGEQFGLRRLDHNRGAEADAVTALTVQDDALHTPYIPYSNRAIHWHTDGYYNRLDRQDHALLLHCVRPAMQGGENALMDHEMAYLLMRDAEPGHVRALMQEDAMTIPKHVLDGVELRPDRTGPVFMVTADGHLHMRYTMRKRHVVWKDDPEVRAAAAWLQALLNGDSPYVYRATLQSGWGLLSNNVLHDRSAFEDHPEPSGKRLLYRARYFDRIAGT is encoded by the coding sequence ATGTCGACACCCGCCAGTCCGTTCGACCTCTCCGACGATCGTGCCTACCGCGCCTGGCGCGAACGCAAGCTGGCCGGTGCGCCGCAGACGATCGACGACCTGGTTGTCGAGGTCGGCGACCCGCGCCGGCTCAGCGCCGCCGAGCACGGCGCGCTGCTGCAACGCTGCCGGCAAGCCAACATGGCGATCTACGCGAGCCGCCTGGGCGCACGTGAAGGCACCGATATCGCGCGCGGCTGCGGCGAACAGTTCGGGCTGAGACGACTCGATCACAACCGTGGTGCCGAGGCCGACGCAGTGACCGCGCTGACCGTGCAGGACGATGCCCTGCACACCCCGTACATCCCCTATTCGAACCGCGCGATCCACTGGCACACCGACGGCTACTACAACCGCCTCGACCGGCAGGACCACGCGCTGCTGCTGCACTGCGTGCGCCCAGCGATGCAAGGTGGCGAAAACGCCCTGATGGATCACGAGATGGCCTACCTGCTGATGCGCGATGCCGAGCCTGGCCACGTCCGGGCGCTGATGCAGGAAGACGCGATGACGATCCCGAAACACGTGCTGGACGGCGTCGAACTGCGCCCGGACCGCACCGGGCCGGTATTCATGGTGACCGCAGACGGACACCTGCACATGCGCTACACGATGCGCAAGCGCCATGTCGTGTGGAAGGATGACCCCGAGGTCCGGGCCGCCGCCGCCTGGCTCCAGGCACTGCTCAACGGCGATTCACCGTACGTCTATCGCGCGACGCTTCAATCGGGTTGGGGACTGCTCAGCAACAATGTGCTGCACGATCGCTCCGCGTTCGAGGACCACCCGGAGCCGTCCGGGAAGCGGCTGCTGTACCGCGCACGCTACTTCGACCGCATCGCCGGGACCTGA
- a CDS encoding Crp/Fnr family transcriptional regulator, protein MFARLDDDQLERVASRARRVHLDEGEILFQQGDPANRFFMLLSGQVKLFRLSPRGNEKVIEIVTPCSTFAEALMFLDRPNFPVGAQALQPANLISVDNIDFARMLRESVDTCFMLLGDMSQRLRGLIREIDDLSLSSATCRVAGYLLTKSEPNDGTFDLAVPKQTLASRLSVKPETFSRIVRNLSDQGLLAVRGSRVEISDRIRLQEIAEVCGQTDDSLADTFHYPCPPAKPRS, encoded by the coding sequence ATGTTCGCGCGTCTCGACGACGACCAGCTCGAGCGGGTCGCTAGCCGTGCCCGCCGGGTACACCTGGACGAAGGCGAGATACTGTTCCAGCAGGGCGACCCCGCAAACCGCTTCTTCATGTTGCTCAGCGGTCAGGTGAAACTGTTCCGCCTCAGCCCGCGCGGCAACGAGAAGGTGATCGAGATCGTCACGCCTTGCAGCACCTTCGCCGAGGCGTTGATGTTCCTGGATCGACCGAATTTCCCGGTCGGCGCGCAGGCATTGCAGCCGGCCAACTTGATCAGCGTCGACAACATCGACTTTGCGCGGATGTTGCGGGAATCGGTCGATACCTGCTTCATGCTGCTGGGCGACATGAGTCAGCGTCTGCGTGGCCTGATCAGGGAGATCGACGACCTCAGCCTGAGCAGCGCGACCTGCCGAGTGGCCGGCTACCTGCTGACCAAGTCGGAACCGAATGACGGGACCTTCGATCTCGCGGTCCCGAAACAGACGCTGGCATCGCGACTCTCGGTGAAACCCGAGACTTTTTCCCGGATAGTGCGCAATCTCAGCGATCAGGGACTGTTGGCGGTACGGGGAAGCCGGGTCGAGATCAGCGATCGAATCCGCCTGCAGGAGATCGCCGAGGTCTGCGGGCAGACCGACGACTCCCTGGCCGACACCTTCCACTACCCGTGTCCGCCGGCGAAACCGCGCAGCTGA
- a CDS encoding cytochrome c, giving the protein MSQAFTKAMARNIFYGGSAFFILLFLALTFDTHTAWPERDNRQNLTEKVSEGKRLWEENNCIGCHTLLGEGAYFAPELGNVHKRYGGKEGVKAFIMSRPKDGIPGRRSMPQFNFTDEELDAIAEFLKYVSEINTANWPPNIQG; this is encoded by the coding sequence ATGTCCCAGGCTTTCACCAAAGCCATGGCGCGCAACATCTTTTACGGTGGAAGCGCGTTTTTCATCTTGCTATTTCTCGCGTTGACGTTCGACACGCACACGGCCTGGCCCGAGCGTGACAACCGCCAGAACCTGACCGAAAAGGTCTCTGAGGGCAAACGCCTGTGGGAGGAGAACAACTGCATTGGTTGCCACACGCTGCTGGGCGAGGGCGCCTATTTCGCGCCGGAGCTGGGCAACGTCCACAAGCGCTACGGCGGCAAGGAAGGTGTCAAGGCGTTCATCATGAGTCGACCGAAAGACGGTATCCCCGGACGTCGCAGCATGCCGCAGTTCAACTTCACCGACGAAGAACTGGACGCGATCGCCGAGTTCCTGAAATACGTATCAGAGATCAACACGGCCAACTGGCCGCCGAACATTCAGGGTTGA
- a CDS encoding anaerobic ribonucleoside-triphosphate reductase activating protein, giving the protein MIGTLRVGGITPFTTIDYPGELAAVLFCQGCPWRCRYCHNGHLLEADDTTLIDWSAVTGFLERRRGLLDAVVFSGGEPTAQRALADAIRSVRAMGFKVGLHSAGCYPERLGAVLPLVDWVGLDIKAAVPDYPALTGVQGSGERAWQSLRWLQASGVEHEVRVTVPGRLLPAERLDQLIDELNHAGVAEVTLQRCRTEQVLDAELAGDPPTWAGPARLRISTAGPGAPWRDAD; this is encoded by the coding sequence ATGATCGGCACGCTGCGGGTGGGCGGCATCACGCCGTTCACCACGATCGACTATCCGGGCGAGCTCGCAGCGGTGCTGTTCTGTCAGGGTTGTCCATGGCGCTGCCGCTACTGCCACAATGGTCATCTGCTCGAGGCCGACGACACGACGCTGATCGACTGGTCCGCCGTGACCGGATTTCTCGAGCGGCGTCGCGGTCTGCTTGACGCGGTGGTGTTCTCCGGTGGGGAGCCGACCGCACAGCGAGCGCTCGCCGATGCGATCCGCAGTGTGCGTGCGATGGGCTTCAAGGTCGGTCTCCACTCTGCCGGCTGCTACCCCGAGCGGCTGGGCGCCGTGCTGCCACTGGTGGATTGGGTGGGTTTGGATATCAAGGCTGCGGTGCCCGACTACCCGGCACTGACCGGCGTGCAGGGCAGCGGCGAGCGTGCCTGGCAGAGTCTGCGATGGTTACAGGCCAGCGGTGTCGAGCACGAGGTCCGGGTCACGGTGCCGGGGCGGTTGTTGCCGGCGGAGCGGCTCGACCAGTTGATCGACGAGCTGAACCACGCGGGGGTGGCCGAGGTGACGCTGCAGCGTTGTCGTACCGAGCAGGTACTGGACGCCGAGCTGGCAGGCGACCCGCCTACCTGGGCAGGGCCCGCGCGCCTGCGTATCTCGACCGCCGGTCCGGGTGCACCCTGGCGTGATGCGGACTAG
- a CDS encoding ribonucleoside triphosphate reductase: MASPAMGLARLPVRIRRRDGSETAFDSDRIANAIRRAGEATGEFAADEARLLTAQVVKVLSHGHFADGVPDVERVQDVVEQTLISANHLATARAYISYRDQHRRLRDDRRTLVDVASSINEYLDRADWRVSANANQGYSLGGLILNTSGKVVANYWLSHVYPPEIGAAHREADIHIHDLDMLAGYCAGWSLRTLLHEGLNGVPGKVESGPPKHLSSAVGQIVNFLGTLQNEWAGAQAFSSFDTYMAPFVRKDGLDYAQVRQYIQELIYNLNVPSRWGTQTPFTNLTFDWVCPEDLRDQVPVIAGEEMPFCYGELQSEMDMINRAYIEVMTAGDAKGRVFTFPIPTYNITPDFPWESDNAERLFSMTAKYGLPYFQNFLNSELKPNMIRSMCCRLQLDLRELLKRGNGLFGSAEQTGSLGVVTINCARLGYLHRGDEQALFARLDRLLEIGRNSLEIKRKVIQRLMDAGLFPYTKRYLGTLRNHFSTIGVNGINEMVRNFSRDADDITTADGYALAERMLDHVRARMVEFQEETGHLYNLEATPAEGTTYRFAKEDLKRYPDILQAGSAQAPYYTNSSQLPVGFTDDPFEALARQDGLQRKYTGGTVLHLYLPEQLSSAEACRRLVQRALGRFRLPYITISPTFSICPSHGYLSGEYEFCPKCDAELIARKQHEASHANA, from the coding sequence ATGGCTTCACCCGCGATGGGGTTGGCCCGGTTGCCGGTGCGCATACGCCGGCGCGACGGGTCAGAGACCGCTTTTGACAGTGACCGGATCGCCAATGCGATACGCCGCGCCGGCGAGGCGACCGGCGAATTTGCCGCCGACGAGGCGCGCCTGCTGACCGCCCAGGTGGTCAAGGTACTGAGCCATGGCCATTTCGCCGACGGCGTGCCGGATGTCGAACGTGTGCAGGACGTTGTCGAACAAACCCTGATCTCGGCCAATCATCTGGCCACGGCGCGGGCGTATATCAGTTACCGCGACCAGCACCGGCGCCTGCGCGACGATCGCCGAACGCTGGTGGACGTCGCCAGCTCGATCAACGAGTACCTCGACCGCGCCGACTGGCGGGTCAGTGCGAACGCGAATCAGGGCTACTCACTGGGCGGACTGATACTGAACACCTCCGGCAAGGTGGTCGCCAACTACTGGCTTTCGCACGTCTATCCGCCGGAGATCGGTGCCGCGCACCGTGAAGCCGACATCCATATCCACGACCTCGACATGCTGGCCGGTTACTGCGCCGGCTGGTCGTTACGCACGCTGTTGCACGAGGGACTGAACGGCGTACCGGGAAAGGTCGAATCGGGGCCGCCCAAGCACCTGTCGTCGGCGGTGGGGCAGATAGTCAATTTTCTCGGAACCCTGCAAAACGAGTGGGCCGGTGCCCAGGCGTTCAGCTCGTTCGACACCTACATGGCGCCGTTCGTACGCAAGGACGGTCTCGACTATGCGCAGGTCAGGCAATACATCCAGGAGCTGATCTACAACCTCAATGTGCCGTCGCGCTGGGGTACCCAGACGCCGTTCACCAATCTCACCTTCGACTGGGTATGCCCGGAGGACCTGCGCGACCAGGTCCCGGTGATCGCCGGCGAAGAGATGCCGTTCTGCTACGGCGAGCTGCAGTCCGAGATGGACATGATCAATCGTGCCTACATCGAGGTGATGACAGCCGGTGACGCCAAAGGCCGGGTGTTCACCTTTCCGATCCCGACCTACAACATCACGCCCGATTTTCCCTGGGAGAGCGACAACGCCGAACGCCTGTTCTCGATGACCGCGAAATACGGTCTGCCGTACTTCCAGAACTTCCTGAACTCCGAACTCAAACCGAACATGATCCGTAGCATGTGCTGTCGCCTGCAGCTCGATCTGCGCGAGCTGTTGAAACGCGGCAACGGTCTGTTCGGCTCGGCCGAGCAGACCGGTTCGCTCGGCGTGGTGACGATCAACTGTGCGCGACTGGGGTATCTGCACCGCGGCGACGAGCAGGCGCTGTTCGCGCGTCTTGACCGGCTGCTCGAGATCGGGCGCAACAGCCTGGAGATCAAACGCAAGGTGATCCAGCGGCTGATGGATGCGGGGCTGTTTCCGTACACCAAGCGCTACCTGGGGACATTGCGCAATCACTTCTCTACCATCGGTGTGAACGGCATCAACGAGATGGTCCGCAATTTCAGCCGTGACGCCGATGACATTACCACCGCGGACGGCTATGCGCTGGCCGAACGGATGCTCGATCACGTGCGTGCACGCATGGTCGAATTTCAGGAGGAGACCGGGCACCTGTACAACCTCGAGGCGACCCCGGCGGAGGGGACGACCTACCGCTTCGCCAAAGAGGATCTCAAGCGGTATCCCGACATCCTCCAGGCCGGCAGCGCGCAGGCGCCGTACTACACCAACAGTTCACAGTTGCCGGTAGGGTTCACCGACGACCCCTTCGAGGCGCTGGCGCGTCAGGACGGTCTGCAGCGCAAGTACACCGGTGGCACGGTGTTGCATCTGTACCTGCCGGAACAGTTGTCCAGTGCCGAGGCGTGCAGGCGACTCGTGCAGCGTGCGCTCGGCAGGTTCCGCCTGCCGTATATCACGATCTCGCCGACGTTCTCGATCTGTCCGAGCCACGGTTACCTGAGCGGTGAATACGAGTTCTGTCCCAAGTGCGATGCCGAACTCATCGCACGCAAACAACACGAGGCAAGTCATGCAAACGCTTAA
- a CDS encoding TIGR01212 family radical SAM protein (This family includes YhcC from E. coli K-12, an uncharacterized radical SAM protein.): MSSPLPQLVNTFGQDLLHRYGRRVHKIAINAGFTCPNRDGSKGRGGCSFCNNVSFSPHARREPSVSEQIDAGRAVIRKRTGAQRFIAYFQAYTNTYADVTQLDRLYREALQATDVIGLSIGTRPDCVPPAVLDLLAGYQAEGKEVWLELGLQSAFDDTLALVNRGHYFSEYIDAVHEARARGLKVCTHLIVGLPGEGPQHAKTTLARVLELGVDGLKLHPLHVVKGTLLANQWRRGGYRPWALDDYLETAADLVELTPPHVVYHRLTGTASPRILLAPEWCRHKWRVIDGIAETLARRGTCQGSALTQQPCMGGL, from the coding sequence ATGTCCAGTCCGTTACCGCAACTCGTCAACACCTTTGGCCAGGACCTGCTGCACCGCTACGGACGGCGGGTACACAAGATAGCGATCAATGCGGGTTTTACCTGCCCCAACCGCGACGGCAGCAAGGGCCGAGGCGGCTGCAGCTTCTGCAACAACGTGTCGTTCAGCCCGCACGCGCGGCGCGAACCCAGTGTCAGCGAGCAGATCGACGCCGGACGTGCCGTGATCCGGAAACGCACGGGCGCGCAGCGCTTCATCGCGTATTTCCAGGCGTATACGAACACCTACGCGGACGTCACCCAACTCGATCGACTGTACCGGGAAGCACTGCAGGCGACCGACGTGATCGGCCTGTCGATCGGCACCCGCCCGGACTGCGTGCCGCCCGCGGTGCTCGACCTGCTGGCGGGCTATCAGGCCGAGGGCAAAGAGGTGTGGCTGGAACTCGGCCTGCAGTCGGCATTCGACGACACCCTCGCCCTGGTCAATCGCGGCCACTACTTCAGCGAATATATCGACGCGGTCCACGAAGCGCGGGCGCGCGGACTCAAGGTCTGCACGCACTTGATCGTCGGCCTGCCCGGCGAGGGACCACAGCACGCCAAGACCACGCTGGCACGCGTGCTCGAACTGGGCGTCGACGGCCTGAAACTCCACCCGCTGCACGTCGTGAAGGGGACCCTGTTGGCCAACCAGTGGCGGCGCGGCGGGTACCGACCCTGGGCGCTCGACGATTACCTGGAAACGGCCGCCGACCTGGTGGAACTGACGCCACCGCATGTCGTCTACCACCGCCTGACCGGGACTGCATCACCCCGCATTCTGCTCGCCCCCGAGTGGTGTCGTCACAAGTGGCGGGTGATCGACGGCATCGCCGAAACGCTTGCGCGCCGCGGCACCTGCCAGGGCAGCGCACTCACCCAACAACCCTGCATGGGAGGTCTGTAG
- a CDS encoding class I SAM-dependent methyltransferase: protein MDESGHWNAVYQGREPDGLSWYQAHARRSLGLIDASGTASDAPLIDVGGGTSPLAADLLARGFRELWLLDLSTAALDLSRTSLGEDAARVHFVAGDACSVALPSAYFAVWHDRAVFHFLTDPGKRAAYVAQAWDAVAPGGHLIIATFAEDGPRRCSGLPVMRYSAEELAAQFASGFDLLGSEREMHRTPAGEVQSFVYCLLRRAGAKARGGGAMG, encoded by the coding sequence ATGGACGAAAGCGGACATTGGAACGCGGTTTACCAGGGCCGTGAGCCCGACGGGCTCAGCTGGTACCAGGCGCATGCGCGACGCTCGCTGGGATTGATCGACGCGAGCGGTACGGCGTCTGACGCGCCACTGATCGATGTGGGCGGCGGCACCAGCCCCCTCGCGGCGGACCTGCTCGCGCGCGGGTTTCGTGAGTTGTGGCTGCTCGACCTCTCGACGGCGGCACTGGATCTGTCGCGTACGTCGCTGGGCGAGGACGCTGCGCGGGTGCACTTCGTCGCAGGCGATGCATGCAGCGTCGCACTCCCATCGGCGTACTTCGCCGTCTGGCACGACCGCGCGGTGTTTCATTTTCTGACCGATCCGGGGAAACGGGCCGCGTATGTCGCGCAGGCATGGGACGCGGTCGCACCGGGTGGTCACCTGATCATCGCGACGTTTGCCGAAGATGGCCCCCGGCGTTGCAGTGGTCTGCCGGTGATGCGCTATAGCGCCGAGGAACTCGCCGCGCAATTCGCCAGCGGGTTCGACCTGCTCGGCAGCGAGCGCGAGATGCATCGCACGCCGGCGGGCGAGGTCCAGTCGTTCGTCTATTGCTTGTTGCGCCGCGCGGGTGCGAAAGCAAGGGGTGGCGGCGCCATGGGGTAG
- a CDS encoding nitrate- and nitrite sensing domain-containing protein translates to MQFLEKLKLNQKLFVLVLVPLLMVSYFSITQTRASWELRGSAERLSELAALGTRVSALVHELQKERGASAGFLGSRGAKFGKELAEQRTHTDAKIGVLEQYLNGFDAQVHGSRLQQGLEAVLLELGQIAAKRELIDRLELPLADALGYYTGMNGHFLDLISEMSKVSPDEHLAVMTVAYANFLQSKERAGIERAVLSNTFAQDRFAPGMFHRFLGLQTTQDNYMNVFLSLASDDHKQFLRDTLTGEAVSETERMRQVATGNAETGGFATDAVYWFKMQTAKINLLKQVEDRLAADLEGAAAAISRTAAASLAVNLSISVLGIAITLLIGWVLARNILRQLGGDPLYIAQIADQISHGELDARLKDEGSKRRTGIYASIVSMRDNLRARIAADRKAAQETLRIKTALDCVSTSVMVADDGGKVIYLNESVERMFGDAAPDLREVIPGFDAKALMGRPVDGILQTRTGGGGVLGRDGQTHESQVEAGRRTFRAVVNPVTDASGGRLGTAIEWTDLTEQLAAAEREREHLAEERVLAAQNTRIKNALDNVSSCVMMADTELNVVYLNQAAHRLFDDLQGDLRAVLPGFDSARIVGNPVTRFCNAQVNQQRLLGSLDRRNEAVVEYGQRTIKVIANPVHNDRREKLGIAVEWMDRTEEVSVENEIDDIVAAASRGDLGRRIVIDGKHGFFRRLSEGVNELIEAVDTSFEDIAEVMDRLAQGDLTHSISRDLQGSFGKVKEGINGTIARLEEIIGNLRESVDSVSTAAGEISSGNSNLSQRTEQNAASLEETAASVEQLAAAVRTNADHAQQANTAAHTAREQAEDGGEVVGRAISAMREINSSSNKIAEIIGVIDEIAFQTNLLALNASVEAARAGEQGRGFAVVATEVRNLASRSAQSAREIKDLINDSVNKIHGGTELVDQSGNTLAEIALSIKKVADVVAEISSSSVEQSSGIDQINKAVNSMDEVTQQNAALAEQTSAAAGSLDEKAREMQSLIGFFRTRGSSARTEPVAAPKARAAAEPRPQVSTKRPATAHKPKPPATRVATAKPAPASAVDDGEDWEEF, encoded by the coding sequence GTGCAGTTCCTGGAAAAGTTGAAGCTCAATCAAAAGCTGTTCGTGCTGGTGCTGGTACCGCTGCTCATGGTCAGCTATTTCTCGATCACCCAGACGCGTGCCTCCTGGGAACTGCGCGGCAGTGCGGAGCGGTTGTCCGAGTTGGCCGCGCTGGGGACGCGTGTCAGCGCGCTGGTCCACGAGTTGCAGAAGGAGCGGGGTGCGAGTGCCGGGTTCCTGGGTAGCAGGGGTGCGAAGTTCGGCAAGGAGCTGGCGGAACAGCGCACGCACACCGACGCGAAGATCGGCGTGCTCGAACAGTACCTGAACGGGTTCGACGCACAGGTACACGGCAGCCGCCTGCAGCAGGGACTGGAAGCGGTGTTGCTGGAACTCGGCCAGATTGCCGCGAAACGTGAGCTGATCGACCGGTTGGAACTGCCGCTCGCCGACGCGCTCGGTTACTACACCGGGATGAACGGGCACTTTCTCGACCTGATCTCGGAGATGTCGAAAGTCAGCCCGGATGAGCACCTCGCGGTGATGACGGTCGCATACGCCAACTTCCTGCAGTCCAAGGAACGCGCGGGAATCGAACGTGCCGTGTTGTCAAACACCTTCGCCCAGGACCGTTTCGCACCCGGTATGTTCCACCGGTTCCTCGGGCTGCAGACGACCCAGGACAACTACATGAACGTGTTCCTGTCGTTGGCCAGCGACGACCACAAACAGTTCCTGCGTGACACCCTGACCGGGGAAGCCGTCAGCGAGACCGAGCGCATGCGCCAGGTCGCGACCGGCAACGCGGAGACCGGTGGCTTCGCGACCGACGCGGTGTACTGGTTCAAGATGCAGACCGCCAAGATCAACCTGCTGAAACAGGTCGAAGACCGTTTGGCGGCCGATCTCGAGGGCGCCGCCGCGGCGATCTCGAGAACCGCTGCGGCATCGCTGGCGGTGAACCTTTCGATCTCGGTCCTCGGGATCGCGATCACGCTGTTGATCGGTTGGGTCCTGGCGCGCAACATCCTGCGCCAGCTCGGCGGGGACCCGCTGTACATCGCCCAGATCGCCGATCAGATCTCGCACGGTGAGCTCGATGCCCGTCTGAAGGACGAGGGCAGCAAACGCCGCACCGGGATCTATGCGAGTATCGTGTCGATGCGCGACAATCTGCGTGCGCGGATCGCCGCCGACCGCAAGGCCGCCCAGGAGACCCTGCGCATCAAGACCGCGCTCGACTGCGTCAGCACCAGCGTGATGGTGGCCGACGACGGTGGCAAGGTGATCTACCTGAACGAATCGGTCGAGCGGATGTTCGGTGACGCGGCACCGGATCTGCGCGAGGTGATCCCGGGGTTCGATGCGAAGGCGCTGATGGGACGGCCGGTCGACGGCATCCTGCAGACCCGCACTGGCGGTGGCGGCGTGCTGGGCCGCGATGGCCAGACGCACGAGTCCCAGGTCGAGGCCGGCAGGCGTACTTTCCGCGCAGTGGTGAATCCGGTCACGGATGCGAGTGGTGGGCGTCTGGGTACCGCGATCGAGTGGACCGACCTCACCGAGCAGCTGGCTGCGGCCGAGCGTGAACGCGAACACCTCGCAGAGGAAAGGGTGCTCGCGGCGCAGAACACCCGCATCAAGAACGCACTCGACAACGTCTCGAGCTGCGTGATGATGGCCGACACGGAACTCAACGTGGTCTACCTGAACCAGGCCGCGCATCGCCTGTTCGACGACTTGCAGGGCGACCTGCGTGCGGTGCTGCCGGGCTTCGACAGTGCGCGGATCGTCGGCAATCCGGTTACGCGCTTCTGTAACGCGCAGGTCAATCAGCAGCGGCTGCTCGGCTCTCTCGATCGCAGGAACGAGGCGGTCGTCGAGTACGGGCAACGGACGATCAAGGTCATCGCCAACCCGGTCCACAACGACCGGCGCGAGAAACTCGGCATCGCGGTCGAATGGATGGATCGCACCGAAGAGGTTTCGGTGGAGAACGAGATCGACGACATCGTCGCGGCGGCGAGCCGCGGCGACCTGGGCCGGCGCATCGTGATCGACGGCAAGCATGGGTTCTTCCGGCGCCTTTCCGAGGGTGTCAACGAGTTGATCGAAGCGGTCGATACTTCGTTCGAAGACATCGCGGAGGTGATGGACAGGCTGGCGCAGGGCGATCTGACCCACTCGATCAGCCGCGACCTGCAGGGCAGTTTCGGCAAGGTCAAAGAGGGTATCAACGGCACTATTGCACGCCTCGAGGAGATCATCGGCAATCTGCGCGAATCGGTCGACAGCGTATCGACCGCCGCGGGCGAGATCTCTTCGGGCAACAGCAATCTGTCGCAGCGCACCGAGCAGAATGCGGCCAGTCTCGAGGAAACGGCAGCGAGTGTCGAACAGCTGGCGGCGGCGGTGCGCACCAACGCCGACCACGCCCAGCAGGCGAACACGGCGGCGCATACCGCGCGCGAACAGGCCGAGGATGGCGGCGAGGTGGTCGGCAGGGCGATCAGCGCGATGCGCGAAATCAACAGTTCCTCGAACAAGATCGCCGAGATCATCGGGGTGATCGACGAGATCGCGTTCCAGACCAACCTGCTCGCGTTGAACGCCTCGGTCGAGGCGGCACGGGCCGGTGAACAGGGGCGCGGGTTCGCGGTCGTCGCGACCGAAGTGCGCAACCTGGCCTCGCGATCGGCGCAATCGGCGCGCGAGATCAAGGATCTGATCAACGATTCCGTGAACAAGATCCACGGAGGTACCGAGCTGGTCGACCAGTCGGGCAATACGCTCGCAGAGATCGCGCTGAGCATCAAGAAGGTCGCCGACGTGGTCGCCGAGATCTCCAGTTCCAGCGTCGAGCAGTCGTCCGGCATCGACCAGATCAACAAGGCCGTGAACAGCATGGACGAGGTGACGCAACAGAACGCGGCACTCGCCGAGCAGACCTCCGCGGCCGCTGGATCCCTGGACGAGAAGGCACGCGAAATGCAGTCGTTGATCGGCTTCTTCCGCACGCGTGGCTCGTCGGCGCGTACCGAGCCGGTGGCGGCGCCCAAGGCACGGGCAGCGGCCGAGCCGCGGCCGCAGGTATCGACCAAGCGGCCGGCTACGGCCCACAAACCGAAGCCGCCGGCCACACGCGTCGCGACCGCAAAACCGGCGCCCGCGTCCGCCGTGGATGACGGCGAGGACTGGGAAGAGTTCTGA